The genomic region CGCCGCTCCCGTCCGGGCCGGCCGCTCCCGCAGGCTCGGCCTCCAGCACGCGCGCGCCGGCCACCGGGCCCGGGGGCGCGCTCGCGCGTTGACAGCCCCCGGCCACTGCCGATAGAACCCTCCTCCGTCAGGAATGGGGCACCGTCGCCAAGTGGTAAGGCCCGGGTCTGCAAAATCCGTATTCGGCGGTTCGAATCCGCCCGGTGCCTCCAACTTTCCTCCCCGCGGTCGCCCTGTGCGACCGCCCGGGTGAGTCCGAAAGCCCGACCCCGCCATCCCGAGCCAGCTGACGGAACCGTTCACGTAACGTGTGGCGGCGCGCGCGTCGTCGAGCGGCTCGGGGCAGCCTCCAGCGAGCAACGGCCGTGGGCCCGTCCACGGGGGACGGGGTCGCGGCGTGCGCCTGTGGTGACCGGCGCGCCTCCAGGGCGCCCGCCGGGGAGGGGGAAGACCATGAAGCGGATGGCATGCGGCGCGGCGCTGCTGCTCGTCGCGGCGTGCAGCAAGTCGAGTCCGGCGCAGGGCGTGGTGGCGCAGGAGGTGGTGGGGACGACGGTCCTCGCGCCGGGGGATCCGCACTGCCCGTCGGGCGGCACCGAGATCACGCTCACCACGGGCCTCGTGTACGCCTGCAACGGCGCGCCGGGGCAGGCCGGCGCGGCCGGGCCGGCGGGCGCCGCAGGGCCGGCGGGCGCCGCCGGAACGCCGGGGGTCCCGGGCGATCCCGGGCCGAAGGGCGACACGGGCGCCCCAGGCCCGGCCGGCCCGCAGGGACTGCCGGGGCCACAGGGACCGCAGGGGCTCGCGGGCCCCGTCGGTCCCCAGGGAGCGACGGGCGCGACCGGCGCGCAGGGGCCGAAGGGCGATCCGGGGCCGCAGGGGCCGCCGGGCACCGGCCTCGACCCGGCGCGCGTGGCCGCGCTGCGCTGGTACGCGGTGAACGAGACCGCCGCGAACACCTTCTCCACCGGCACCCGGCCGGCCGGCATCGCGTTCGACGGCGCCAACCTCTGGGTCACGAGCAACGCCACCGACTCCGTCTCCAAGTACCGCGCGAGCGACGGCGCGCTCCTCGGCACCTTCGCGGTGGTCCCCCAGCCGCGCGGGATCACCTTCGACGGCCTGAACGTCTGGATCGCGGGCCAGCAGGGCGCCGTCTCGAAGGTGCGCGCGGCCGACGGCCTGGAGCTGGGCCGGTTCGGCTGCGGCATCGACCCGTACGACGTCCTGTTCGACGGCGCGTACATCTGGGTCTCCTGCAACGGCTGCGCGCGCGTCTGGCAGCTCAAGGTGGACGGGACGGTGCTCGGCCAGGTGGACGTGCCGGCCAACCCGCACGGCCTCGCCTTCGACGGCACGTACGTCTGGGTGGCGAGCTACGGCGCCGGCAGCGTCAGCAAGATCGCGCGCGACCGGACGCTGGTCGCGACCTACCCGGTGGGCCAGCGTCCGGAGCGGCTCGCCTTCGACGGGACGAACATGTGGGTCACGAACCAGGGGAGCGACACGGCCATCGGCGGGACGCCTGACGGCACCGGTACCATCAGCATCCTGAAGGCGGCCGACGGTTCGCTCGTGAAGAGCTTCACGATGGGGATCTCTCCGTTCGGGATCGCTTTCGACGGCACGGCCATGTGGGCGAGCTGCCGCCCCTGCGCCAAGGCCTTCCGCCTGACGCTCGACGGCGCCATCGCGGGGAAGTACGCGGTCGGCCCGGCGGGCTGCCAGCCGGAGGCGGTCGCCTTCGACGGAGCCAGCATGTGGGTCGTCAACTCCGGGGCGAGCACCCTGACCAAGTTCTGAGGCGGCGCCGCCGGTGGGACGGCCCCCTGGAGGGCCGTCCCACCCGGTTCCGGGCTCCCACGCCGCTCCCCGAAGGAGTAGCCTTCTCGAGGCGGCTCCAGAGATGGGCGGCCGGGAGGTCGGGATGGGATCGTCGAGTCGCGGTGGGGAGGACAGGCCGGCCAGGGAGGCCCGTCCCATGTCCCCCGCGGCGGCGATGGCCTGCGTGGAGCAGCTGCTCGGCGCGTCCCTGCGGCAGGCCCTCCCCGAGCTGGAGCAGGTCGCGGCCGCGGCCGAGGACGAGGTGGAGCGGGCCAACGCCCAGCTCATCCTCCAGATGGCGCGCGAGCTCATCCGGACCCTCGAGGCGGACGCGGCGGCGTTCCGGGCCGGCGGCGGTCAGGAGCCCGCTGACGGCGCGCCCCGCTGCGGCTTCTGCTGGCGGGGCGCTGGATCGCGGGTGAGCCGCGTGGCCTGAACGCGTTCGCCCGAGCGGGTGAGCCCGGTCGCCCGAAGGCGGTGGGCCGTGAGGGTGACCGGATGAATGTGCACCCAAGCGTGGGTACTTGAAGGGGTTTCCCGTCTTCAAGGGCTGCCGGCCGACCGCGCCTTCGGATACCTTCCCGTACCGTGGCGTACACGGGGGGCATCGTGGTGGCCGGATCGCGGCCGTTCGTGCGTGCGGTGGCCACGGCGTTCCGGCAGCGGCACCGGGTGGTGGTCGGGATCGCGGGGGAGACCGAGCGCGCCTTCATCCTCGCCAACGCGAGCGGCGGCCTCTTCGTGTTCGAGCACGGTGGCGAGCCGTGGCGCGCCCTCCTCGAGGAGCTCCAGGAGGCCCGCGCGGCCGGGCTGCGGATCGTGGCAGCGATCCCGGACCCGCTCCGCGACGAGGCGCCGGCGGTCGAGGCCGCCGGGGCCGACCTCCTCGTCACCTGGGACGGCGACGACGCCACGCCGGTGGTGGACGCGGGCGAGTCGCTCCTGGCCGAGCGGGAGGCGCGGCGCGAGCCGCCGCCGCGGCCGAGCGCTCCGCCCGTCCTGCAGCGCGTCGCGCCGGCCCTCGTGCAGCGCCTCGCGCCGCCGCTCCCAGAGGCGCCGGATGCGCCTTCCGACGCGCGCGACCCGGCCGCGCCCACCGCGTCCGCCGAGGGCGCGGGGGCGGAGGAGGGCTCGGGGTCGGCCCCTTGGGATCCACGGGCGCGAATGGCGCCGTGCGCGCGGATCGTAACCCGCGAGCCGTCGCGCTGGTCGCGCCTCGGCCGGATCGTCGGGAGCCTCTTCGCCGCGGCCGCGGCAGGTCTCGCGCTCCTGTCGACGAGTGGATGAGCCCTGGGCGGCGCGAAAAACCCGCCGCCGACGTTCACCTCACGTTACCAGGCCCGTGACTTTTTCCCCCAAGCTCGCAGCGCCTCGTGGCATCTTGTCGGTCGGGGTGGGCAAAGGCGCACAGTGGCGCCGCATGTCAGCCCCGCTTTCACCTGACAGAGGGGCCCATGTCGAGCTTCCGCACGAACTCCAAGTTCCGTTTCTCGCAGCTCACCCTGGCCGCGCTGATCGTCATGATCCCGGTCCTCGCCCATGCCTGGGGCTCTTCGGGCTCGACCAGCAGCTGGGGCTCCTCGGGCTCGACCAGCACCTGGGGTGGCTCCTCCGGCGGCAGCTGGGGCGGGACCGGCGGCACCACCCAGACCGGAGTCGTCCCCCTCACCCTGGCCGACTGCCTGCAGTGCCACACGAGCATGGCGACGGCGACCGGCGCGGCGGCCGTGCACCATGCGATCGCGGGCTTCTCGTGCTCCTCCTGCCACAAGTCCGGGGGCCGCTTCCTGATCTCGGACTGCACCGTGTGCCACTCGGCCACCGGAGCCGCGGCGGCCTCGGCGCACCAGACGGACACCCACAAGATCACGTACGACAGCTGCGGCCAGTGCCACCACGACCCGGTCGCCGCGATCCACTGGAAGGTGGTCGCCGGCTGGAACGGGGGCTCCACCATGAACTCGGCCGTCTGCTTCTTCTGCCACCTGAGCAGCGATCCCGGCGTGAAGAGCGTGGTGGATCGCGGCGTCGCCGGCACGCAGACCGCCTGCTCCAGCTGCCACGGGCAGAACTGGGGCCACTAGCCCGCGCAGCTCCCTCGCGGCCAGCGCCCTCGGGGCGCTGGCCCGAGGTCGGGCCCGGAGCCGCGGCCGGCTCCGGGCTCGCTCGTTCTGGGCAGCAGGGGCTCCTGCCCGCGGCCGCGTTCGCCGCGCGCCCGCCGGTCGGGCGCGGCCTCCGCCGACGCGCTAGGAGTGGCGAGTGGCCACCGAGCTCTGCCAGTACTGCGGCGCCGATCTCGACGCGGTCCCCCCGCGCGAGGAGACCGGCTACCTCTACGGCGTGGAGTGCCGGCGCTGCCCGCCGGAGCGCCGCCGCTCGCAGGTGCTGCGCCGGGCGGAGCGGGTGGCCGCACTCTCCTGCCCGGACTGCGGGGCGGAGCTGGCGCCCGCCGAGAAGCATCCGGACGTGCTGGTGGTGAAGGAGATGACCTACGAGATCTGCGCCGCCTGCGGGGCGCAGTGCGGGGTGGCGCGGGTGCGCAAGCTCAGGGACGTGGCGGGCGGGGTGATGTAGCCGCCCAGGACGGCCCGGCGGGACGCCCGAAGCGCGCCTCGAGGAAGCGGACCGTGTCGAAGAGCGTCTCCTGGAGGTCGCGGGGGGCGAAGCCGAGCTCGCGCGCGGCCTTCGCCGAGTCCACGTAGAAGAAGCGCTCGCCCATCTCGACGGAGGGCGCGTCGAGCGCGGACTCGCTGCCGCGCCAGGCGTGGAACCGCTCCGCGAGGCGGGCGCCGGCCACGTTCACGCCGGGCGGGAGCCGCAGCCGCGGCGAGGAGACGCCGGAGAGCCGCTCGAGCCGGCCGAAGAGGTCGGCGAAGGTGAGGTTGTGCCCGCCGAGCAGGTAACGCTCGCCGGGGCGGCCGCGCTCGAGCGCGGCGGCGAAGGCCCGGGCCGCGTCGCGGACGTCCACGAGGGAGAGGCCGCCGCCGGGGATGGCCGGCACGCGCCGCTGGAGGAACTTCCAGACCACGACCGTCGAGCCGAGCCGCTCGTCGCCGGGGCCGAGCAGGAGCGAGGGGTTCAGCACCACGAGCGGCAGCCCGGTGTCGCGGTGGATCCGGAGCGCCGCCTTCTCCTGGAAGATCTTGGAGAGGTAGTAGGGCCAGGGCGCTGCGACGGCGAGCGGGTAGTCGTCGTCCTCGGTCGCCACCCGCGCCTCGCGCGAGAGGCCGATGGTCCCCGAGGACGAGGCGAGGATCACCCGGCCCACGCCGGCCGCGGCGGCCTCCTCGAGCAGGACCCGCGTGCCCTGGACGTGCAGGTCGTAGAGCGCGGCGGGGTCGTCGGGGTCGAACTCCACCTGGCCGGCGAGGTGGTACACCGCGTCCACGCCCTCGAGCGCGCGCCGGAGCGCGTCGCGATCCGTGAGCCCCGCGGTCGCCACCTCCGCGCCGAGCGCGGCCGGCCCCGGCGCCGGGCCGCGAGCGAGGATCCGGAGCGCGTGCCCCGCCTCGGCGAGCAAGGGCAGCAGGTGCGAGCCCAGGAAACCGGTGGCGCCGGTCACGAGCAGCTTCACGGCAGGTCCTCCGGGGCGGCGGAGAGCGGCGCGGCGGGGCGGGCCCCCTCTCCCTGGCCCTCTCCCCCGCGGGGGGAGAGGGGAGACAGCTGGGGCTCGGCCTTGGCTGCGGAGAGGGGAGACCGCTTGGAGCTGGCCTGGTCTGAGAAGAGGGGACCCGAGGCTTCTCCCTCCCCCGCGGGCGGGGGAGGGGCGGGGAGGGGGCGGACCTCGGAGGCCTCAGCGGGCGGGAGCCCTCCCAGCCGCCGCACCGCCTCCTCCAGCACCTGCGTCGCCGCCTTGTAGGCGTCGCCCTTCGGCAGCGCGGCGGTCCGCCGGCGCAGCTCCGCCACCGGGATCGGCTGCCCGATGCGCACCTCGAGCTGGGCGCGCCGCGGCAGGACGCTCCCGGGCGGGAGCGCCTCGTGCGTGCCGTGGATGTAGAGCGGCAGCACGTCCACCCCGCAGGTGAGCGCGAGCCATCCCGCCGTGGCCTTGAACGGCGCCATCCGGCCGTCGCGGGAGCGCGTCCCCTCGGGGAAGACGAGCAGGTGGAGCCCGCGGCGCAGCGCCTCCTCGGCGGCGCGCAGGCTGCGGCGCACCGAGCCGGCCCGCTCCATCGGGATGAGGTGGGTGAAGTTCTCGAAGTAGGCCCGCTTCCAGCGGGTGTCGAAGAAGTAGTCCTTCGCCGCCAGGGCGGCGAGCTTGGCGCCCGCGTCGCCCAGGGCCACCTTCACGAGCCCCATGTCGAGGTGGCTCGCGTGGTTCGCCACCACGATGAAGTTCCGGTCGCAGGGCACGTAGGCCGCGCCGGTGACCTTCAGACGGTAGGCGTCGCGGTAGAGCGCCTGCTGCCCCACGGCGAGGAGCTTGCGCCCGAGCGCCGCGACGAGCGGGGGCACCGGGAGCTCCGCCGGCGCGCCCTCCCGCTCCGGCGCGGGCTCGTCGCCCCGCGCCTCCCGCCGGCCGGCCGCCGCGCCGGCGACGAGCCGCGAGAGGTCGCCGACGGTCTCGGCCTGCGCGGCCTGCTCGGCGATCCCGGCCGGCACCCCGGCCTCCTCGAGCGCGGCCGCGAGCTCGGTGTGCATGAGCGAGTCGAAGCCCAGGTCGCCGGCGAGCCGCGCCGCCGGCGTGACCTCGCCGCGGGGCCGCCGCGACACCTCGGCCAAGAGCTCGAGGAGCCAGCCGTCGCCGCGCCCCGGCTGCTCGCGGACCCGCCGGCCCTTCTGCGCCGCCGCCTCGAGCCGCCGCAGGATGGCCTGCACCTCGCGGCGCTTCACCTTGCGGGTGGAGGTGCGCGGGAGCGGCTCGTCCACGAGGTGCCACACCTTCACCCGCTTCGGGAAGGGCAGCCGGGCCGAGACCTGCCGCAGGTGCGCCTCCACCCGCCGGCGGACCTCGTCGCGGTCGCGCCCCTCGTACTCGGGCACGGCGAGCAGGGCCACCTTCTCGCCCCCGCCGTCGGGCAGCCCCACCACCGAGAGCTCCTTGAGCAGCCCGTCGGCGCGGTACAGCTCCTCCACCTCGTCCGGGTGGACGTTCTTCCCGTCGGCGTCGATGATGACGTCCTTCTTGCGGCCGACCAGCGTGAGCCGACCGTCCGGCTCGAGCCGGCCCAGGTCGCCGGTCCGCAGCCAGCCGTCCTCGAGCACCTCGGCGGTGAGCGCCCGGTCCACCTCGGGCTCGTCGGCGCCGCGCCGGAAGTAGCCGAGCATCACGTTCGGCCCGCGCGCCAGCACCTCGCCCACGCCGTCCGCGTCGGGCGCGTCGATGCGGAGCTCCACTCCGGGGAGCGGGCGGCCCACGCTGCCGGCCCGGGCGCCGTCCTCCGGCCGCGAGACCGCCAGCACCGGCGCCGCCTCGGTCAGCCCGTAGCCCTCGTAGAGGTCGAACCCGAGCTCGTGGAAGGCCCGCTGCACCTCGGGCTGCAGCGCCGAGCCGCCGGAGACCAGGATCCGCAGCCGCCCGCCCAGCCGGTGGTGCACCGGCCAGAAGAGGAGCTTGCCGAGGTTCACGCCGAGCTCGTCGCGGAGCGCCGCGTTGGCCTTCATGAGCCCGCGCGCCGCCTCCGCCGCCAGCCCGGGCCGGGCCGTGAGCTCCTGGGTGATGCGCCGGTGCAGCATCGACCAGAGCGCCGGGACGCCGATCATCGCCGTCACGCGGCCGCTCGCGAGCGCGTCGCCGAGCGTGTCGGCGGTGAGCTCGTCGAGGTACTCCACCTCGGCGCCGCGCGAGAGCGGGGTGAGGAGCCCGCAGGCGAACTCGAAGGTGTGGTGGAGCGGCAGCACCGAGAGCAGGCCGTCGCCGGGGCCCACGTCGAAGATCCCGGCGAGCCGGGTCACGAGGGCGGTGAAGTTCCGGTGGCTGAGGAGGACGCCCTTGGGCGCGCCGGTGGTGCCGCTCGTGAAGATGAGCGAGGCGGCGTCGTCGGGGGAGACGGCGCGGGGCGGGAGCGGGTGGTCGGCGCCGCCGAGCGCGGCGGCGAGCGGGACGGCGCGGGCCGGGCCCAGGGCCGCCGGGGCGTCGAGCCGGGCCGAGACCTCCTCCGAGAGGAGCGCCAGCCGGGCCGAGGCGGCCTGGGCCAGGGTCTCGAGCTCGGCCCGGGTGAGCGCCGCGTCCACCGGCACCGCCACCGCGCCGGCGCGGACGATCCCGAACCAGGCGGCGGCCCACTCCGGCCGGTTCTCGCAGGCGAGGAGCACCCGGTCGCCCTTCGCCACCCCCTGCGCGGCGAGGTGGCGGGCGGTTTGCTCGGCGAAGGCGCGCAGCTCCCCGAAGGTGAAGCGCTCCTTCTCGGCGCCGGACATGCGCAGCGCCACGCGCCGGGGCCAGGCGTCGCAGGCGGCGTCGAGCAGCTCGAGCAGGTCGCGCGGCTGCTTCACCGCGTGGACCTTCTTCCGCGACTCCTCCTCGAGCCCGGGGAAGACCCACTCCTCGAGCCCCTTCATGTGGACGTCGAGCCAGTAGGTCCGCCAGTCGAGCTGCTCCGGGTCCCACGGGAGGCGCGCCCGGTCGGCCTCCGGGAGCCGGGCCCGGAGCGCGCGGATGCCGGCGCAGCGGAAGACGTACCGGTTCTCCCAGACGAAGGGCAGGTAGAGCTCCCAGAGCGCCTCGGTCCGCGCCAGCTGCGCCTCGACCTCGTCGAGGCCGTCGGCGACCCGGCCCGCGAGCGCCGAGAGCCGCGGGGCGCCCCAGCGCGGCGCGCCCTCGCGGACGAGCGCGCTCGCCTTCCGCGCGAGCCGCCGCAGCGCCGGCGCGCTGAAGGCCTCGTAGTGGCCGCGGCTCGCCGGGTAGGGCTCGAAGCGGGAGAGGAGCTCGTTCCAGGCCCGGTGGCCCTCCTCGCGCTCCTTGTAGAAGCGGCGCCGGTAGAGGCCGGTCAGGTCCACGCACCGGCGCATCCAGAGCGGGTTCACGTCGCCGGTGGCGAGGTGGAAGACCTGGAGCGGGGGTGAGCCCCCTCCCTGAACCTCCCCCGCCGGCGCGGGAGAGGGGAGGAGGCACGCGGGGGAGCTGGCGTGAGGCGCCGCGGCGAGGAGGTCCGCGGCGACGGCGATGATCCCGGCGGCGACCAGGTCCACCGGCACCACGTCGAGGATGAGCTTCTCCGCCGCCGGGAAGGTGCGGTGCCCCTCGAGCCCCACGAAGGCGAGCGGCGCGCTGGTGGTGAACCCCTCGTTCCAGCCGGGGAACGGGTAGCGGAGCGCGCTCTCCACGATCGACGGGCGGACGATGGCGGCGCGGACGCCGGCCGCCGCGACCTCTTGCTCGCCGAGCGACTTCGTGAAGGTGTAGGTGTTCGGCCAGCCCCAGTGGCGCGCCCGGTCCATGCCGAGGTCCACGAGCCGCTGCGAGATCCAGAGCCGCTTCTCGCGCCCCACCGCGAGCCGGAGCGCCTTCTCGTCGGCCGGGTCGCGCCCCTCCGCCCGGAGCCGCTCGGCGGCGGCGGCGCGGAAGGCCGAGAGGTTCACCCGATCCTCCGCCTCGTCGCGCACGCGGGCGATGCGCCGCTCGCAGTCGGCGAGCTCCGCCTGGAGCTCGAAGTCGGCCGCCGCGAGCGGCGGCGCCTTGGGCCGGGCGGCCACGCCCTCGCGGCGCGGGAAGTAGCCCTGCACCGGCTCGTCCTCGAACACCACGCCGTCGCGGTTCCCGGCGACGTAGCAGGTCGAGACGTGCAGGAGCGCCGCGCCGGTCCGGCGGCAGAGCTCGGCCGCGTGGCCCGCCCCGCGGACGTTCACCTTGAGCGCGAGGTCGAGCGAGGGGTTGAAGTCCACCAGCCCGGCGCAGTGGATCACGGCGCCGAGCCCCTCGAGCCGGGCGAGGTCGGCCTCGGAGAGGCCGAGGAGCGGCGCGGTCACGTCGCCGGCGAGCGGCACGCACTTGTCGCGCAGGAGCCGCTCGAACCCGGCGCCG from Anaeromyxobacter paludicola harbors:
- a CDS encoding AMP-binding protein, giving the protein MSDHRHLHGQGLRPPSPALPRSEGEGGTARHPLSPRGGDGREAGAAPLDVGAALRGRSLLLTGATGFVGKVTLSMLLHRYPEVGRIFVLVRPGTGGSAETRFFGKVAPSRPFDPLREAHGAGFERLLRDKCVPLAGDVTAPLLGLSEADLARLEGLGAVIHCAGLVDFNPSLDLALKVNVRGAGHAAELCRRTGAALLHVSTCYVAGNRDGVVFEDEPVQGYFPRREGVAARPKAPPLAAADFELQAELADCERRIARVRDEAEDRVNLSAFRAAAAERLRAEGRDPADEKALRLAVGREKRLWISQRLVDLGMDRARHWGWPNTYTFTKSLGEQEVAAAGVRAAIVRPSIVESALRYPFPGWNEGFTTSAPLAFVGLEGHRTFPAAEKLILDVVPVDLVAAGIIAVAADLLAAAPHASSPACLLPSPAPAGEVQGGGSPPLQVFHLATGDVNPLWMRRCVDLTGLYRRRFYKEREEGHRAWNELLSRFEPYPASRGHYEAFSAPALRRLARKASALVREGAPRWGAPRLSALAGRVADGLDEVEAQLARTEALWELYLPFVWENRYVFRCAGIRALRARLPEADRARLPWDPEQLDWRTYWLDVHMKGLEEWVFPGLEEESRKKVHAVKQPRDLLELLDAACDAWPRRVALRMSGAEKERFTFGELRAFAEQTARHLAAQGVAKGDRVLLACENRPEWAAAWFGIVRAGAVAVPVDAALTRAELETLAQAASARLALLSEEVSARLDAPAALGPARAVPLAAALGGADHPLPPRAVSPDDAASLIFTSGTTGAPKGVLLSHRNFTALVTRLAGIFDVGPGDGLLSVLPLHHTFEFACGLLTPLSRGAEVEYLDELTADTLGDALASGRVTAMIGVPALWSMLHRRITQELTARPGLAAEAARGLMKANAALRDELGVNLGKLLFWPVHHRLGGRLRILVSGGSALQPEVQRAFHELGFDLYEGYGLTEAAPVLAVSRPEDGARAGSVGRPLPGVELRIDAPDADGVGEVLARGPNVMLGYFRRGADEPEVDRALTAEVLEDGWLRTGDLGRLEPDGRLTLVGRKKDVIIDADGKNVHPDEVEELYRADGLLKELSVVGLPDGGGEKVALLAVPEYEGRDRDEVRRRVEAHLRQVSARLPFPKRVKVWHLVDEPLPRTSTRKVKRREVQAILRRLEAAAQKGRRVREQPGRGDGWLLELLAEVSRRPRGEVTPAARLAGDLGFDSLMHTELAAALEEAGVPAGIAEQAAQAETVGDLSRLVAGAAAGRREARGDEPAPEREGAPAELPVPPLVAALGRKLLAVGQQALYRDAYRLKVTGAAYVPCDRNFIVVANHASHLDMGLVKVALGDAGAKLAALAAKDYFFDTRWKRAYFENFTHLIPMERAGSVRRSLRAAEEALRRGLHLLVFPEGTRSRDGRMAPFKATAGWLALTCGVDVLPLYIHGTHEALPPGSVLPRRAQLEVRIGQPIPVAELRRRTAALPKGDAYKAATQVLEEAVRRLGGLPPAEASEVRPLPAPPPPAGEGEASGPLFSDQASSKRSPLSAAKAEPQLSPLSPRGGEGQGEGARPAAPLSAAPEDLP
- a CDS encoding NAD-dependent epimerase/dehydratase family protein, with the translated sequence MKLLVTGATGFLGSHLLPLLAEAGHALRILARGPAPGPAALGAEVATAGLTDRDALRRALEGVDAVYHLAGQVEFDPDDPAALYDLHVQGTRVLLEEAAAAGVGRVILASSSGTIGLSREARVATEDDDYPLAVAAPWPYYLSKIFQEKAALRIHRDTGLPLVVLNPSLLLGPGDERLGSTVVVWKFLQRRVPAIPGGGLSLVDVRDAARAFAAALERGRPGERYLLGGHNLTFADLFGRLERLSGVSSPRLRLPPGVNVAGARLAERFHAWRGSESALDAPSVEMGERFFYVDSAKAARELGFAPRDLQETLFDTVRFLEARFGRPAGPSWAATSPRPPRP